The following nucleotide sequence is from Aspergillus luchuensis IFO 4308 DNA, chromosome 1, nearly complete sequence.
AAACCCGTCTACCACCGCCTcaaccaccatcctctcAGACAGCGCCGGCACCACCAAACGCGAGGCCCAGTGAGTCGTTGGCCAAAGATCTCATTTGACAAGGGAGGAACTCGATATGTTATGCATCATGTCCGATTTTGTGGGTTGTGTGGCAGACGCTTTCTCTGGCTTTTATGACACTCGAGCGAACGCCTCTTGAAGAAGCAAGCCCAAGACATACATTAGGCTATCAGTGCAAGTAACGTGACTGATTGCTAACCAGTGGTTTGATTGGCAAATCTTCCCTGAGCATAATAATCACAGTTGCCATATTGCTCTACCATAGTCAACAGAGCCGGGGTGTGAGGAGGAAATCAAAAAACAAACCAGGGTTGGAGGAGTGGGTCCCTCACTAGATAACTTCCTATTCGGGTGAACGGGAACGACAGCCACGGATCACTAACTTGCTTGGTCTGATCCGGAGAGTCATACTATAAATGCAGCCCTAGGCTCATTTTCCAGCAAAAATGCACGAACGGTGAATAAGACCTCCTCCAACATCTgcagatataatattacaagAATGACCCGCATTGATTTCaactcaccatcacccgctatccccatccctcccccaacgACCCTCCAAGAAATCCGCACCTCCAAACTCCGCTCCTTTGGTCCCGTCCTCTCCGGCATCGACAAGCAAACCCGCCCTGGCCGCCTCTATGTCTCCACTACCGGCCTAGAAGATGACGAACACGATCTGATCTTCCACGGGGGCATCGACAAAGCCATTCATCAGTACTGCGCAGACCACTATTCCTTTTGGGCCGATCGCTTTCCTGAGGCTCGCACACGCTTCGTACCCGGCGGCTTTGGCGAGAACCTCGTTGCCGATGGCTGGAATGAGCAGACCGTATGTATCGGTGATAGGGTGCGCATCGGGCCACCGGGCTCCCTGAGCACTGGCGGTCGCAACGGTTGTGTGCTGGAGGTCAGCCTGCCGCGCCAACCGTGCTTCAAGCTAAACCAGCGCTTCAGGATCAAGAACTTCGCTCCGCTCACTCACCAGGAGGCTAAGACGGGATGGTATTACCGTGTCATAGAGGAAGGGTGGATACAAGGAGGGTTGGAGATCAGCGTTATTCGTCGAAGTCATCCGCGATGGTCGATCGCCCGTTTGCACCATTACGTCCACCGCGATAAGACAGACTTAGCGGTGACGCAGCATCTGATGGCAATGGATGTCCTTGGTGATGAGTGCAGGGATGTATTTATCGAGCGCTGGAGAGCACatcaggagaaggaggccgcAGCTAAGCGTCCACCCGAGACTTGGAGACAGTTCAGGGTTGCTAGTCATACCGCAGAGACTCCTCGTATCGTgcggctggagctggaggcaGTTCGCCGAACTGCTTCCTCGCCTGGTGCTATCTTACCTGGCAGTCACGCCCGGCTCAAGCTTCCTAACGGGTTACGACGCCCCTATTCCATCGTTCACGGCGACGTGGATCGCTTTACACTGGGGGTAGCCCTGGACGAACACAGCCGCGGCGGGTCGAGCTATATTCACGAAACACTCAAACGGGGGGACACGGTCTTAGTGGGGTCTGGGATTGGGCAGGGCTTAGCCATCGACAAGATGGCGTCTCATCACATCTTTATCGCGGGTGGGATAGGAATAACCGCCCTTCTCGCCATGATGAAACGACTGAAGGACACAAATCAAGACTATTCCCTACATTATGCGGTGCGGAGCGCTACTGACGTCGCCTTTCAATCGCTGCTGGCGGACCTGCAGCCGCATGTCACCACCTACGATAAATCGCAGGGCCAACGAATGGACATTGCTGAGATCCTACGAAATCGCATCTGGAACAGCCATGTTTACGTGTGTGGGCCGCAGCGCATGATCGACGCCGTGGTAAAGACGGCCACCGCTGTGGATATGTCTCCTGATGAGGTGCATTATGAGGCATTCAATGGTGATGATGCCGCTGGCGACCCCTTCACTGTGGATGTCGTTGGTTCAGGTCGAAAGTCAGAGGGACTCCAGGTGGGGGCTGAGCAGTCGCTTCTTGAGGTTGTGCGAGATGCGGGCTTCGAGATTGGGAGTTCTTGTGAGGTGGGAAATTGTGGGGCTTGCAGGGCTTCTGTTCGCTGTGGGAGGGTGTTGCATCGGGGGACTGCTTTGAGGGAAGCAGAACAGAAATCAGAGATGTTGGCTTGCGTTTCTCGGGGTGTTGGGCATATTGTTGTTGAGGTTGCTGAATAGATGACTGCTGGTTGGAGCTGGGTTTGATGAATGAGTTCTCACGAATATCTTTGGAGAGACGGTAAGTTGCCTATTAATTGCATGTTCTTGCATAACCCAACGGTTTAATTCATAGAACACTCAGCCTTCTGATCACAAAACTGTGCGTTAATGGATATATAGCCCAATTTCCCCTTTTACTACGGACATACCCTAGACGGGCAAAGCCGACACCCTCCCACAGAtacctcttctctcctcctccatgaGATCCACCCCAAAAACATCCCGCAGAACCTCCACACGTTCACTCTCAGTATTACACACCTTCACCAACTCATTCTTCCCTCCTCGATTCTCCTTCAACTTATCCTGATCCAGAATCACTTTTCCATAGACCTCCCCATCAGCGCGTTGCAGGAACCGAATGACCAACAACCGCTGAGTCAGGAACGAGGTCGGGTTCTGACTGGTGTAAAAGTTCATGACCTCGAAATCACGCGGGAAAAATTCGAGTTCATGAAAGGCATAACCCACGCGCCAGGCTTGTTCGCTGCCGTTGCGGAATTGGTAGGTCCAGGCATTAGTACTAGGATTGTTGGCGGAGTGTGACCGCTCTCCCGACGATTCCCCATTTTTCTGGAGGCGGATTTCCTGTGTGCCAATATTAAGAATAGAGGTGGAGGTATGAACTAGGGGTAATGGGGTGGTTGGTCCGTCCCCACCGTAGCCGACGTCAAGCATGTAGCTGGAGTTGTCTGCGAGAGTAACGATGTTCACAGCGTGTTCCCTAAAGAAACCATATGCTAAGCCTCAATATGGGATATGGAAAGGGGGTTTACTTACCATCCTGACCAACCCGGTTTAGAATTATTTGCATCTCGATAGAGACGAGCGCCTGTGAGGTACACGTCGAACCCTAACTGCCTCAATACATGGTATAAGAGAATATTATTCTCCATGCAGTATCCCCCTCGCTTTCTTGTCACGAGTTTGTGGAAGATGTCGTGGATATGAAGCGATATGGAAGGTGTTGGGCTGTAGTGAAGGGCAGTGTTGTCATACGGGATGTGGGAGACATGATAGGCCTGGATAGTTGCTAAGAAGTCTCGGTCGAGCTTGGGGTTCTGCTCGCGCCGAAATCGTGAGGGTAATTCAATGCGCTCGAAATACCCATCGAGGTGATGAAATGTGAAACTCGCGCTAAGTTCAGACATCGGTGTGTAAGAATTTGATGCCCGTTCGGTTTCTCTATACAGTTGCAAGCATGGTGAGTGTGGTGCGGCAAAGCTatcatatattaatactttgAAGTTGGCTAAATAGCATGCGAATAATGATCGATTGAGTAGGTCCAGCCGAGTGGAACGCTTATCAACCTGACCCCGCCTAAGGTGCTAGCTGTCAGCAGATTAGTCCGTGCTTTTGGTTCTCAACCGACCACAAAGGCTTCGCAACTTTTATCCTACTTGAAATGACCCTGATACTAAATCCCGTGCGTCAGTCTGGCAGATAACCCCTACCCAATTCATGATAAAGGTCCATGGCCCATGGGCGTTACGTATACATTCATGAGGGTCCTGATCTGGCTGCGCCATGCGTATTGCCGCTCAGGGGTTTTATAAGGGCCTCGAAAAGCAATTACACGCTATACAAGACCACCGTTTCTTAGTGGTTCAGATTAAGTTTCAAACAGCGACAAGATACCTTGACCGAGTAACTCTACCCCGAACCCTTGAAGCCCCATCTATCCCACATTATACTCGCGTAACACCTTAAATGAACACAAAAGCATGGAATACATCCAGAATTGTGCCCCCAAAGACTAAGTTGTAGGGCAGATATGGTGACGGGCAAGGTTGCGGGTTATTTGCAAAATGATTGATTCTCACACGTGTACTACATACATTCCGCTGTTCTCAGGAATGCGGAGTC
It contains:
- a CDS encoding uncharacterized protein (COG:C;~EggNog:ENOG410PM8Z;~InterPro:IPR017938,IPR000951,IPR012675,IPR001041, IPR017927,IPR006058,IPR005302,IPR001433,IPR011037, IPR039261,IPR036010;~PFAM:PF00175,PF00111,PF03473;~TransMembrane:1 (o357-376i);~go_function: GO:0003824 - catalytic activity [Evidence IEA];~go_function: GO:0009055 - electron transfer activity [Evidence IEA];~go_function: GO:0016491 - oxidoreductase activity [Evidence IEA];~go_function: GO:0030151 - molybdenum ion binding [Evidence IEA];~go_function: GO:0030170 - pyridoxal phosphate binding [Evidence IEA];~go_function: GO:0051536 - iron-sulfur cluster binding [Evidence IEA];~go_function: GO:0051537 - 2 iron, 2 sulfur cluster binding [Evidence IEA];~go_process: GO:0055114 - oxidation-reduction process [Evidence IEA]), with protein sequence MTRIDFNSPSPAIPIPPPTTLQEIRTSKLRSFGPVLSGIDKQTRPGRLYVSTTGLEDDEHDLIFHGGIDKAIHQYCADHYSFWADRFPEARTRFVPGGFGENLVADGWNEQTVCIGDRVRIGPPGSLSTGGRNGCVLEVSLPRQPCFKLNQRFRIKNFAPLTHQEAKTGWYYRVIEEGWIQGGLEISVIRRSHPRWSIARLHHYVHRDKTDLAVTQHLMAMDVLGDECRDVFIERWRAHQEKEAAAKRPPETWRQFRVASHTAETPRIVRLELEAVRRTASSPGAILPGSHARLKLPNGLRRPYSIVHGDVDRFTLGVALDEHSRGGSSYIHETLKRGDTVLVGSGIGQGLAIDKMASHHIFIAGGIGITALLAMMKRLKDTNQDYSLHYAVRSATDVAFQSLLADLQPHVTTYDKSQGQRMDIAEILRNRIWNSHVYVCGPQRMIDAVVKTATAVDMSPDEVHYEAFNGDDAAGDPFTVDVVGSGRKSEGLQVGAEQSLLEVVRDAGFEIGSSCEVGNCGACRASVRCGRVLHRGTALREAEQKSEMLACVSRGVGHIVVEVAE
- the NAT1_1 gene encoding arylamine N-acetyltransferase family protein (COG:Q;~EggNog:ENOG410PKHI;~InterPro:IPR001447,IPR038765;~PFAM:PF00797;~go_function: GO:0016407 - acetyltransferase activity [Evidence IEA]); this encodes MSELSASFTFHHLDGYFERIELPSRFRREQNPKLDRDFLATIQAYHVSHIPYDNTALHYSPTPSISLHIHDIFHKLVTRKRGGYCMENNILLYHVLRQLGFDVYLTGARLYRDANNSKPGWSGWEHAVNIVTLADNSSYMLDVGYGGDGPTTPLPLVHTSTSILNIGTQEIRLQKNGESSGERSHSANNPSTNAWTYQFRNGSEQAWRVGYAFHELEFFPRDFEVMNFYTSQNPTSFLTQRLLVIRFLQRADGEVYGKVILDQDKLKENRGGKNELVKVCNTESERVEVLRDVFGVDLMEEERRGICGRVSALPV